The genomic DNA TATTAAAGACGGCGGAAATGTTAAAGACACTTTAGAGAAGATAAACAGTTTATATAAAAAATCTAGGAGTAAATAAGATGAATTTATTAGATGGTATTATTGTTTTAGACTTTAGTCAATATCTGGCCGGCCCTTCAGCGACTTTAAGATTAGCTGATTTAGGTGCCAGAGTTATTAAAATCGAAAGAGTTAACGGCGGAGACGGCAGCCGGTCTATGCAGCTTAAAAATCTGACTGTTGATAATGACAGTTTACTATTTCATACAATAAACAGAAATAAAGAAAGCTTTACCTGTGATCTTAAAAATAAAAATGACCTGAAAATGGTCAAAAGGCTTATTGCTAAAGCTGATGTCATGGTGGAAAATTTCAGACCGGGAGTTATGGACAAAATAGGTTTAGGCTACGATATAGTGAAAGAAATTAATCCGAAAATTATATACGGTACTGTTACGGGATACGGGTCAGAAGGTCCGTGGGCTAAAAAGCCCGGTCAGGATTTACTTTTACAGTCTATGTCAGGTCTAACATGGCTGAATGGCAACAGCGACCAGCCTCCTATGCCGTTTGCTCTGAGTATAACCGATATTTATACCGGAGTCCATTTGTCAGAAGGAATTTTAGCCTGTTTATTCAGAAGATTTAAAACGGGAAAAGGCGGACTGGTTCAGGTAAGCCTGCTCGAATCCATTCTTGATATGCAGTTTGAAGTTATTACAACATATCTTAATGACGGAAAAAAGGCTCCTAAGAGATCAAGCTATAATAATGCACATGCATATTTAAGCGCTCCTTATGGTATTTATGAAACATCTGATGATTATATTGCATTAGCTATGGGATCTGTCTTAGAGTTAGGAGAAATTTTAGGTATTACAGAACTGAAACAATATAGTAATACTGAAAGCTGGTTTGACAGCAGAGATGAGATAAAACAGCTAATCGGTGATAAGCTTAAAACAAACACTGCTGAATACTGGCTGGATATACTAAAAAAGTCCGGTTATTGGTGTTCGGATGTCCTAAACTGGCAGCAGCTTTTAGAATCAGAAGGATTCAAAATTTTAGATTTTATTCAAAATATCAAAAGACCAAATAGTCAAGATATTTTCACTACCAGATGTCCGATTAAGATAAACGGAAAAAATTTAAAATCTGCTAAATGGGCACCTAAATTAGGTGAAAATACAGAAAGTATTATTGAAGAATTCAAATTAAGAGGTGAAATTCAAAATGAAACCACTTGAAGGAATAACAGTTTTAGACTTTAGCCAGTTTCTTTCAGGACCTTCTGCATCCTTAAGACTGGCTGATCTGGGAGCTGAAGTTATTAAAATCGAAAAAACTGGTAATGGCGATATCTGCAGACAGCTATATGTCACAAATGTAAAAATTGACGGCGAGAGTTCAATTTTTCATACAATTAACAGAAATAAAGATGGTATATCCATTGATCTAAAAAACGATGATGAATATAATAAGCTTATACCATTAATTGAAAAAGCCGACATAATAATTATTAATTTCAGACCCGGTGTTTCAAAAAAACTAAAACTGGACTATGAAAGAATTAAAAAAATAAACCCGAAAATTATCTATGCTGAAATTACCGGATATGGAAAAGAAGGACCGTGGAAAGATTTAGCAGGACAGGATTTACTGGTGCAGTCTATTTCCGGTTTAAGCTATCTAAACGGCAACAGTAATCAGCCTCCGACACCTTTCGGCTTATCAGTGGCTGATATGTTTGCCGGGCAGCATCTGGTTCAGGGAATTCTGGGAAGTCTGGTAAAAAGAGAAATAAAAGGTGAAGGTTCTTTAATAGAGGTTAGTTTATTAGAATCAATTTTGGATATCCAGTTTGAGTTGTTCACCACATTTCTTAATGATGGAAATGAGCTTCCTGAAAGAAGCAGTATAAATAATGCGAATGCGTATATAGGAGCACCTTACGGAATATATGAAACATCAGACGGATATATTGCTTTAGCTATGGTTCCTGTTACATATTTGGGAGAATTAATATCCTGCAGAGAATTAGAAGAATATACAGATCCCAAAACCTGGTCAACCAAAAGAGATGAGATAAAATCTATCCTCGTTTCTCATTTGAAAACAGAGACTACTTCTTATTGGTTATAAATTTTAGAAAAAGCTGATATTTGGTGTTCAGATGTGTACAGCTGGGATAAGCTGTTTGAAACTGACGGTTTCAAACAGTTAAATATGATTCAAAAAATTAAAGTCAACAGTGAAGTCGAAATAGAAACTACAAGATGTCCTATCAGAATAGACAAAGAACTGTATACAAGCCAAAAAGGTTCGCCAAAAATCGGTGAACATAACACAAAATATCTTTGTAAGGAAAGAGGTAATAAAAATGGAAAAAGAAATTTATTATGAGGATTATGTTGTCGGCGACAGCAGAAAAACTTACGGAAGAACTGTTACAGAGACTGATATAGTTATACATGCCGGACAGACTGGTGATTTTTTCCCTCATCATATGGATAAAGAATGGTGTAAAACAACTGATTTTAAACAAAGGATAGCTCATGGGACTTTAACATTTAGTATTGGTGTCGGTATGACAGCCAATGTTATAAATCCGGCTGCATTTTCTTACGGATATGACAGATTAAGATTTTTAGCCCCTGTTTTTATAGGGGATACAATTACTGTCAAGGTAACTATTAAAGAAAAAAGAGATCATCCTAAAAGAGAAAATATGGGATTTGTTATAGAATTAGTAGAAATTTTTAATCAGGATCAAAAACTTGTATTAGTTTGCGAGCACTTGCTTTTATGTCAGAAAAAAGGTTAGTACTAATAAAACCGGTGTTTGAAATTCCGGGTAAAATCTAAAATAATCAATATAATTAATTATGTACAGGGATTTCCATCCCTGTTTTTTTAATGTTATCAATTAAAAGAAATATCTTTCGTATACTGATTACTTTTCAGTCGTAAACTCTCTTTTTATTTCACTTATTAAGGATTAATAATACAAAAGTACGGTTTCAGGATAGCCGTACTTTCTATATTTATTATATTGAATTTTCAATTATTTAACCGTAATTACAGCAGGCTGACTCCATTTTTAGAAGCAGGAAGTCAGTTTGATGCTTTATTTTCTTATGATAATATATTTGATTTTAATATTCTAAATCATTATTTTATTTTCTGTATTGCGGGCGGAGTCCATGAACCATTTCTCACTACTTCTTTTGGTACGTATAATCTAAATGTTAATACGAATTCTCTCCCTTTTTCTGTTGGAATCCAGTTTTCTCTAAAAGCTCCTTTGGGAAGCTCCGGCCCTGCCCAGATAGTCAGCGATCCGTCTTTATTTTTATTCAGCTTAGTCATATTATTCACATTATATTTATTTAATGCATTTTTTGCTACATGATAGTCAGGAGTATTATACAGTGTTATAGACCAAAATGCATCAGCCATTAAATCTGGAAGTTCATCTTTTGAAAATACTATTTTATATGTATTATTTCCATTTAACAATTGATTCGACCCTGCATCTTTTGTTCCGCCAAAATAGATTGCTTCATTTGTTGTATTAGCCCAAATACCGCCAAAATTAATAGAATCACGCAATACAATATCATCTCCGAAATTTCCAGCTCCGTAGGTAGCAACCCAGCCATCTTTTTCAACACCATAACTCGTTGTTTTTTTCATAAATTCAGGAATTGTTTTTGTTTGTATGATATTTTCAATATATTTTTTAGCTTCATCGGAGCTTTTCATATAATCCGCCACTTTTTTCACTGTTTTCTGATATTCAGGTGCTTTAGGCATAGAATCAGGATATGATTTCAGTACTTCATCTACTTTTAGGAATATATCCGCTCCTATTAATTTCGAGTTGCTAAAATCCGGTATATTTACTACAGGTTCTATCTTTATACCTGCAGGTGCTTCCAGAGTAAATCTCTTCTGCAGTCTCACCGCTTCATCCGGGGTTCCTTTTAGCTCCACACGTGCCAGCATTTTTACCTTATTAAACGGCACCTCTACTTTCAAAGCATCCTTTGGAATATTTTTAGGATTGCTTCCTTTCAGCACTATGGCAAATTTACCGTATGGATGCTTGGGATAGGTTCTTTCATTTATATTTGCCACGACTTCTCCCCAGCCGTCCAAAAGCTGCACTGTATAATAACGGTCTTTTATTTCCGGTACGTTCAGAATAACTCCGTTGTTTTTATCCACAGCTACCCAGGACTCCAGATATACTACATCCAGATTCGGATTTGCGAATTCAGTCAATCCGGGAGTATTATACTTTATTTTATTATAATTATTTTTTTCTATATTTACATCCTGATTCTCCTGTCTTATCACTAAATACCGCCCTAATAAATACAGATAACTGTCTGTTACTTCTTTCTCTGTAGGCTGTACAGCGGAAAAACTTGGAAAAGTTAATAAAAACAGTATTCCTGATATCCAAATTTTGAAAATATTTTTTTTAATAATTTCTGTTTTTTTTATAAAATTATCGGCTCTCATAGGCATTCTCCTTAATATAGTTATTTATATCAAAATATTTCTTTCCAGTCATTTTTCATGCTAACCACATTCCATTTATATTTATCAGCCCAATTCAAAGAAATATTGTTCTTTTCGCCGTATTTAAATTCACGTTTATCATCATCATGATTTATTAATACCTGCAAAGTTTTATAATTTTTATTTCCATTTTGAGAGTAACGAAGCATGTATATATCTCCGCCGGCTCCCACATTTCCAACTGAAATAACAGGTGCTTTCCCAATAATCAGGGCTATATTTGCTGCTTTTTCCCTGCCGTCGTTATATGAGTTTAATTCAGGTTCTAAAATCATCTCTCCTGTAGCCTCGTTATAGCTGTATTTATTGGACGAACCTATCACATTTTCTGAATCTATGCCGTATAGTTCTTTGCTCATCCCTCTCATAAAATCCACTGTTCCGCCTGAACAGATATAAACCTTAAATTTATTCTTCTGCAAATATTTTATGAGTTCTATCTGCGGTTTATAAACTATCTTATCTATAGTTTTGTTTAAATGCGGATATGTAGTCTTAAAAACAAAATCTTTAACTTCTTCTCTCAGCTGTCTCTCACTTATATTTGTCAAGGTTTTCAATGTCAGGCTTATTACTTCATCTTCATTTGCAGTTTTCAAATACTCATTATCTCCTGTCACAATAGCTTTAAACGGTTGTTTTTCCAGCAGACTTTTATCGCTTTCAGCCATTTCCTTTACCTTCTCGATAGAAAACAATATCTGAATTAACGGTTTTTCAGGTACCAGTGTTCCATCATTATCAAAGGTTGCTATTCTGTCTTCTTCCGGAATATAATAAGGACTTTTTTCATTAACTGCATTCTCTACATAGTTTATAATGTTTCTTTTTGTATTTGTATTATTCCAGCTGGGCAAAGGATCTGCCTGTTCACTGATCCCCATCATGAAAAAAACTGTAACAAACAAAATCCATTTTATTTTTATCAGCATAAGCAGGTACTTCCTTTTCATAAGTTTTTTTATACGACTGCCTGTTATTACTTGGATTACCAATCAAAATCGTTACTCAGAACTATTATTATAAAAATCAGATTCTAACATTTCATAATAACATTTTCATATACAAGATTCTAATTGAGTTATAACAAAATTTATTTTAAAAGTCAATTAGTTTATTAAAGTATTTTTCCAAAAACCGTATAATTATTTCAAAACCACTGTAAAAACTGAACTTTTTACTATTTTAAATTTGTTTCTTTTTATTCTCTGCTATTATAATTTTTTATAATTTTAATTTATTCGATTTTATGAAGTTCAAGTACTTCATCCCATATTTTTCTTATTTCTGTTGTTTGAAAGTAATTAAAGAAAGCTGTCGGATTTGGCAAATTTTCATCTTTCATTATTTCTGTTTGTGTTAGCCTTCTCCCATATATTTTATAATATTCAAATAAAATATTCCCTAAATATTGTTTTGTATACTTCGTATTTCTTTCACACCGTTTTTGAAACCCCGCCAGTTCTCTCAAATTATTCATATTTGTAAATCTTATTCCTAATACTGATTTAGAATATGGAAATCCATATTTTTTCAAATCTGTGAAACTGGCTCCATATATTATTTTTCCTACTTTCATAGATACATTTCTGTAAAAATTTATTATTTCTTCATTTGTATCCGTGACTTTATTCAATTCTCTTTTCGGTTTTTCTCCAAGAAAAATCAGAAATTTATTCCAGCTTCCAAATCGAATTCTGATAGAATCCACTCCAATTCCTGTTTCCTGTTTCATTAATTTTGAAGTTACATTGCCATACATTGCTTTTACTCTGGTGTAAGCTTCAATAATTTCACTGTCTGAATATGAAGAAATTCTGATTTTTATTCCGAATATATCCTCTAATTCTTTTTTCGTCCAAATTTTTTTTATTGATTTATAACTTGGCATTCCTTCTAAAATTTCTATTTGAGACATATATTTCAGTTCTCCGTGTTTTATTTTCTCCTTTATTAAATTCTGGAGTTCTTTTTTATTCTTACTTAAATTTTTCCCAAAATTTTTCTTTGATTTTAGTTTTTCTTTATTTGTTTGTTCCATGTTTTCACCACCGATTTATCGAACCGGGAAACATAAAAAAATATGCTCCTCAATTCCTTTCTATAAAATAGAACAATGATCTATAATTGTAATTATATTATTTTCAATTTAATTTGTCAACGGAAATTTTATTTTCGTATAATTATAGTTTTTAATTAGGTTTTATCCTATAGAATTTCGGCTTCACTTTTTTTATTTTATAAAACCACAAAATATTTTACAATCTTTTTATAGAACATCGATCTAAAAGTATCAAATATTATTTTTTATGAAAGAATATACTTATGACAAAAAAATTAAGAATATATTTCGATACACATGTATACAATAATTCACATCTTAAACTTTATTATATTTTTTTATATTTCAAAAAAATAGAGCTTTTTATCACTCTATTTTTACTAATACAATATTATTTATTTATATTTTCGATTATATCCGTCTACTTACTTCCTAAAATCCAAGAAATTTAAAACTTCTGTTTTCCAGCTTTATAATACATTATTTACAGTGTATAGTTAAAATTCAGCCAAGCTCGTATTTTTCAATTACCTGTCAATATGATTTTTTATATAATCAATAAGCGGCGTAATATCATTTTGTTTTGTAAAATCAACTTCTTTTCCGTATGTATCAATAAAGGCACGTTCCTCATTGTTTAATTGTGTATAGTCTTTATTGCCTATAGTCATTTTTTTCATCACAGCCATCATCCCTCGATGGACAATGTTCAGCTTTTTATAATCGATACCGCCGCGAAAGTGAAAGACTTTTACTTGATCCCTTAGTTCTGCGGGCAGATTCTTATCCAGTATCTTCGAATAATCCGTTTCTTCGGGATTTGCCAAACCTACAGTAAAAAGGATAAGTTCCTTTGGCGGATTTTTTGTTACTAAATTAATTCCAAGAATACCGCTTGCATAAAGCCCTCCGCCAAATATAACAAGATCATAATCAGAGATATCTTCTGATTTAACAGACGATCTTTCAAGCAGCTTTGCATCTAATGCCTCTGCAATCCATTCTGCATATTGTTTAGTCGTACCATAGTGTGATTTGTAAATTACTGCAATTTTCAAATCATTTCCTCCATTCCTGATATACTTTGCTGTGTAATTTGTTATTCATATAAAATTCCTTCTGATTTAGTCAGAACCTGCAGATTCTCATAAAAATATTCCGGTGTTTTGAATATATTCTTTGATAATATGTGAATTATATCTTTTTTTCAATCATTTTTCCAGAATTATAATATCTGATTCTTTATTTTATAAAATTTGCATATTGTTCCTCGGCTTTTTTGAAATAGTTAATAATATCAGTATATCTTTTATTCCCGTTTTTTCCTTTCAGAGTTATAACATAGTTAACAGTAGACATTTTACAGCCGTCAATATAAAGCCGTTTAAAAATCCCGTCATTTAAATACTGTATTGCCAAAGGCTCCGGCAGTACCGTTATACCCATACCGGCTTGGGCGGCCTTTATAAGAACTTCTGTATTAATGCTTTCTAATACAGGCGATATATCAGCCTTGAGTTCATGCGTTAATTCATCAAAGCAGTCTCTCAATGTGCTTCCTTTTTCCCTTAATAAAAACGGAAGACTAAGCAGGTCATCACGGTTAATTTTTTCTTTGCCCGCAAATTTACTATGTGAAGAGCATACTAAAAAGAGTGAGTATTCAGAAAGTATCTCTGTATTAAATCCTTGATTTGATTCAAAACCTTCTATAAAGGCGATATCTATTTCTCCGTTCAGCAATCTCTGCTGAACCTGCTGAACATTCTCCGAATATATCTTCAAAGGAGTTTCGGGATACTTAATTTTGAACTGTTCTACTGCATACGGCAGAGAGTTCATCGCTATAGTCAGACTTATTCCTAATCTCAGAGGAATTTTCCCGCTGCTGTGGCTGTCAAAATTTTTTAGAGCTTCAAAATCTTCCATTAACTGATCTGCCTTAATTCGGAATATCTTTCCTGCTTCATTAAGATGCAGCTTCCCGTTAATTCTGTCGAAAAGTAAAATCCCAATATCAGTTTCAAGTTCTCTGATTGTTTTGGAGATTGCAGGCTGTGATAAGTATAACCGTTTTGAAGTTTCTGTTACAGACATAGTTTCACATACTGCCAAAAATATTTCTAACTGCCGTATATTCATTTTTTCACCCCATAACTTTTTAGTTATACTAATCTTACCATATATATATTTTTATTCAAGTTAAGAAACTGATAATATATATTCAAACACTTTAGGAGGTTTTCATGAATAAAAATTTTATACTGCTTAAAATTTATTTGCTGGCAGGAGCATTCACATTCTCAGGCGGTATGGCTATGCTCCCTCTTATTGAGAGAGAACTGTGTGAAAAGTACGGCTTAATCGATAAGGAAAGCTTATACGAATATACAGCCTTATCCCAAACATTTCCCGGAGTTATCGCCCTTACAAATGCCTGCTTTGTGGGAAAGAAAATAAATGGCACAGGCGGTATGATTTTTGCCGGAATCGGAGCTATTTTACCGGCATATATTCTAATGTCCCTTGCTACATTACTTTATCAAATGCTGCCGCAGCAGGGTCCGATATTAAG from Sebaldella termitidis ATCC 33386 includes the following:
- a CDS encoding LysR family transcriptional regulator, whose translation is MNIRQLEIFLAVCETMSVTETSKRLYLSQPAISKTIRELETDIGILLFDRINGKLHLNEAGKIFRIKADQLMEDFEALKNFDSHSSGKIPLRLGISLTIAMNSLPYAVEQFKIKYPETPLKIYSENVQQVQQRLLNGEIDIAFIEGFESNQGFNTEILSEYSLFLVCSSHSKFAGKEKINRDDLLSLPFLLREKGSTLRDCFDELTHELKADISPVLESINTEVLIKAAQAGMGITVLPEPLAIQYLNDGIFKRLYIDGCKMSTVNYVITLKGKNGNKRYTDIINYFKKAEEQYANFIK
- a CDS encoding chromate transporter; its protein translation is MNKNFILLKIYLLAGAFTFSGGMAMLPLIERELCEKYGLIDKESLYEYTALSQTFPGVIALTNACFVGKKINGTGGMIFAGIGAILPAYILMSLATLLYQMLPQQGPILSALTAVRATSASFLFAAAYTIAKYSLKDRVNIIIALICFICTALNLVKAPILIVISALIGIFIIFTGKDKK
- a CDS encoding DUF1214 domain-containing protein, with protein sequence MRADNFIKKTEIIKKNIFKIWISGILFLLTFPSFSAVQPTEKEVTDSYLYLLGRYLVIRQENQDVNIEKNNYNKIKYNTPGLTEFANPNLDVVYLESWVAVDKNNGVILNVPEIKDRYYTVQLLDGWGEVVANINERTYPKHPYGKFAIVLKGSNPKNIPKDALKVEVPFNKVKMLARVELKGTPDEAVRLQKRFTLEAPAGIKIEPVVNIPDFSNSKLIGADIFLKVDEVLKSYPDSMPKAPEYQKTVKKVADYMKSSDEAKKYIENIIQTKTIPEFMKKTTSYGVEKDGWVATYGAGNFGDDIVLRDSINFGGIWANTTNEAIYFGGTKDAGSNQLLNGNNTYKIVFSKDELPDLMADAFWSITLYNTPDYHVAKNALNKYNVNNMTKLNKNKDGSLTIWAGPELPKGAFRENWIPTEKGREFVLTFRLYVPKEVVRNGSWTPPAIQKIK
- a CDS encoding flavodoxin domain-containing protein, coding for MKIAVIYKSHYGTTKQYAEWIAEALDAKLLERSSVKSEDISDYDLVIFGGGLYASGILGINLVTKNPPKELILFTVGLANPEETDYSKILDKNLPAELRDQVKVFHFRGGIDYKKLNIVHRGMMAVMKKMTIGNKDYTQLNNEERAFIDTYGKEVDFTKQNDITPLIDYIKNHIDR
- a CDS encoding MaoC family dehydratase; this encodes MEKEIYYEDYVVGDSRKTYGRTVTETDIVIHAGQTGDFFPHHMDKEWCKTTDFKQRIAHGTLTFSIGVGMTANVINPAAFSYGYDRLRFLAPVFIGDTITVKVTIKEKRDHPKRENMGFVIELVEIFNQDQKLVLVCEHLLLCQKKG
- a CDS encoding haloacid dehalogenase-like hydrolase, which gives rise to MKRKYLLMLIKIKWILFVTVFFMMGISEQADPLPSWNNTNTKRNIINYVENAVNEKSPYYIPEEDRIATFDNDGTLVPEKPLIQILFSIEKVKEMAESDKSLLEKQPFKAIVTGDNEYLKTANEDEVISLTLKTLTNISERQLREEVKDFVFKTTYPHLNKTIDKIVYKPQIELIKYLQKNKFKVYICSGGTVDFMRGMSKELYGIDSENVIGSSNKYSYNEATGEMILEPELNSYNDGREKAANIALIIGKAPVISVGNVGAGGDIYMLRYSQNGNKNYKTLQVLINHDDDKREFKYGEKNNISLNWADKYKWNVVSMKNDWKEIF
- a CDS encoding CaiB/BaiF CoA transferase family protein, whose product is MNLLDGIIVLDFSQYLAGPSATLRLADLGARVIKIERVNGGDGSRSMQLKNLTVDNDSLLFHTINRNKESFTCDLKNKNDLKMVKRLIAKADVMVENFRPGVMDKIGLGYDIVKEINPKIIYGTVTGYGSEGPWAKKPGQDLLLQSMSGLTWLNGNSDQPPMPFALSITDIYTGVHLSEGILACLFRRFKTGKGGLVQVSLLESILDMQFEVITTYLNDGKKAPKRSSYNNAHAYLSAPYGIYETSDDYIALAMGSVLELGEILGITELKQYSNTESWFDSRDEIKQLIGDKLKTNTAEYWLDILKKSGYWCSDVLNWQQLLESEGFKILDFIQNIKRPNSQDIFTTRCPIKINGKNLKSAKWAPKLGENTESIIEEFKLRGEIQNETT